The following coding sequences lie in one Geitlerinema sp. PCC 9228 genomic window:
- a CDS encoding peptidase M42 codes for MSSSDFQELFTTISQLVSCHSPSGQESEMDRWLLARFEELGVAVWQDEAGNVVAQIPGRDRTRCLAITAHKDEIGAIVKRVGEDGRVEIRKLGGSFPWVYGEGVVDLLGDREMVSGILSFGSRHVSHESPQKAQQNDRPLKWEQVWVETKRTSAELEAAGVRPGTRMVVGKHRKQPFRLQDYMASYTLDNKASVAILLALAQRLQQPAVDLYLVASAKEEVGAMGALYFTRQNHVNAAIALEICPLAPEYPIEDGDVPVLLSQDGYGLYDEGLNASLREAAAMAEIPLQLAAIDGFGSDASIAMKFGHLPKGACLGFPTQNTHGFEIAHLGAIARCIDLLENYGKNFSQFAV; via the coding sequence ATGAGTTCTAGCGATTTTCAGGAATTATTTACCACAATTTCGCAGTTGGTATCTTGCCACTCCCCCAGCGGTCAAGAATCGGAAATGGACCGTTGGTTGCTTGCTCGCTTTGAGGAATTGGGGGTGGCGGTTTGGCAAGACGAGGCTGGCAATGTGGTGGCGCAAATTCCCGGTCGCGATCGCACCCGCTGTTTGGCAATTACTGCCCACAAAGATGAAATTGGTGCCATTGTCAAGCGTGTTGGCGAGGATGGTCGGGTGGAAATTCGCAAGTTGGGCGGTTCGTTTCCCTGGGTTTATGGAGAAGGAGTGGTGGATTTGCTCGGCGATCGCGAGATGGTTTCAGGAATTCTCAGTTTTGGTTCCCGCCACGTTTCCCACGAGTCGCCCCAAAAAGCCCAACAAAACGACCGACCCCTGAAGTGGGAGCAGGTGTGGGTGGAAACCAAACGGACCTCAGCCGAACTGGAAGCTGCCGGCGTTCGCCCGGGAACTCGCATGGTGGTGGGTAAGCATCGCAAGCAACCGTTTCGCTTGCAGGACTATATGGCGAGCTATACGTTGGATAATAAGGCTTCGGTGGCGATTTTGTTGGCTTTGGCACAGCGATTGCAGCAACCGGCGGTGGATTTGTATTTGGTGGCTTCTGCCAAGGAAGAAGTGGGGGCAATGGGAGCTTTGTATTTTACCCGGCAAAACCACGTCAATGCCGCGATCGCCTTGGAAATTTGCCCGTTGGCACCGGAATATCCTATAGAAGATGGCGATGTGCCGGTGTTGCTATCTCAGGATGGTTATGGGTTGTATGATGAAGGTTTGAACGCCAGCTTGCGAGAAGCGGCCGCCATGGCAGAAATTCCCCTGCAACTGGCAGCCATTGATGGATTTGGCAGCGATGCCTCTATTGCTATGAAGTTCGGCCACCTTCCCAAAGGGGCTTGTTTGGGCTTTCCCACCCAAAATACCCACGGATTTGAAATTGCCCACCTAGGCGCGATCGCCCGTTGTATCGACCTTCTAGAAAACTACGGAAAAAATTTTTCCCAATTTGCGGTTTAG